In a genomic window of Gossypium arboreum isolate Shixiya-1 chromosome 7, ASM2569848v2, whole genome shotgun sequence:
- the LOC108464780 gene encoding E3 ubiquitin-protein ligase PUB24-like gives MFHFLKLIKQLQHPDSKMEALKELDLFAVKNERNRKYMVEAGVPRAMLLFIVNCFKEDCVSGLEEALSALFLIQIPSAEAKLLPKQNDQIIKSLIWVLGCEFNTQVMVKSHAVSALKSIIETASSVVLERLEPKFFEMIVRVLKQCTTKITQRGINSALHVLLDACPWGRNRLMMVESGAVFVLIELELGSPEKRTTKLILGILFHLCSCADGRAEFLRHKGGIAVVTKRIMRVSPAADDRAVMILSLISKFSATSWVVHEMLEVGTVTKLCMLLQLDCATYLKEKTMEILRSHSDDWLKFPCIDKSVLTRSIWPSRLLVSPNYCW, from the exons ATGTTCCATTTCCTTAAACTTATCAAACAGCTTCAGCATCCTGATTCCAAGATGGAAGCTTTGAAGGAATTGGATTTGTTTGCGGTCAAGAATGAAAGAAACAGGAAATACATGGTGGAAGCTGGGGTGCCTAGAGCTATGCTGTTGTTTATTGTAAATTGTTTCAAGGAAGACTGTGTTAGTGGCCTAGAGGAAGCCCTAAGTGCCCTTTTCTTAATTCAAATTCCATCGGCTGAAGCAAAGTTGTTACCCAAACAAAATGATCAGATTATCAAATCATTGATCTGGGTATTAGGATGTGAATTCAACACCCAGGTTATGGTTAAATCCCATGCGGTTTCAGCATTGAAATCCATCATTGAAACAGCAAGTTCGGTTGTACTCGAAAGATTAGAACCCAAGTTCTTCGAGATGATTGTCAGAGTTTTGAAACAATGCACAACCAAGATCACTCAACGGGGAATAAATTCAGCTTTGCATGTTCTTTTAGACGCTTGCCCTTGGGGAAGAAATCGGCTAATGATGGTTGAATCCGGAGCAGTTTTCGTGCTTATCGAGCTTGAATTAGGATCACCCGAAAAGAGAACCACCAAGCTTATTCTGGGTATACTCTTCCATCTATGTTCTTGTGCTGATGGGAGAGCAGAGTTTCTCCGCCATAAAGGCGGCATCGCCGTTGTCACAAAGAGGATCATGAGAGTTTCACCGGCGGCCGATGATCGAGCAGTAATGATACTTTCGTTGATAAGCAAGTTCTCAGCCACCAGTTGGGTTGTTCATGAAATGTTGGAGGTTGGAACTGTAACAAAGCTTTGCATGTTGCTCCAACTCGATTGTGCAACCTATTTGAAGGAAAAAACTATGGAAATACTTAGATCACATTCCGATGATTGGCTCAAGTTCCCTTGCATCGACAAATCTGTCTTGACCag AAGCATTTGGCCGTCTCGTCTACTTGTCTCTCCAAACTATTGTTGGTAA